DNA sequence from the Acidobacteriaceae bacterium genome:
CGGGTCAGCTTGCTGGCGTCGGCTGCAGCGTTGACGATGCGCAGCACGTCGAAGATCGCGGCGCGCGCTTCGGCGGTGTTCAGGTCGTTGTTCAGCGCTGCGGTGTAGTTCTCTTCGCCCTTGCGGATCGCGTCGGCGATTGCGGTGTCGGCTGCGGGAACGTCCTGCCAGGTACCGGTGAGCACGCGCTGGTAGAAGTTGCGCAGGCGCTCGATGGCGTTGGTCGATTCGGTGAGGCCGTCGAAGGTGAAGTTGAGCTGGTGGCGGTACGGCACCGAGAGGAGAAGGAAGCGGATCGCGGAGGCGCGATGGCCCTTCAGCAGCAGGTCGCGGAGCGTGTAGAAGTTGCCTTCGCTCTTCGACATCTTCTTGCCTTCGACGAGCAGGAAGCGGACGTGGAACCAGTGGCGTGCGAAGGGCTGGTGTGAGGCGCACTCGCTTTGGGCGATCTCGTTCTCGTGGTGCGGGAACATGAGATCTTCGCCGCCTGCGTGGAGGTCGAAGGAGTCGCCGAGGTACTTCATCGCCATTGCCGAGCACTCAATGTGCCAGCCGGGGCGGCCGTCGCCGAGCGGCGTGCTCCAGGAGGTTTCGCCGGGCTTGGCGGCCTTCCAGAGAGCGAAGTCGCGGGCTGCGTCCTTGTCGTACTCATCGACGTCGACGCGAGCGCCGTCTTCGATGCCTTCGAAGTCCTTCTTGGAGAGCTTGCCGTACTCGGGGAACTTTGCGATGCGGAAGTACCAGGAGCCATCCGGGCCTTTGTAGGCGATGTCTTCGCTGGCAAGCCGTTCGATGAGCGCGACCATATCGTCGATGTGCTCGGTCGCGCGTGCGATGGCTTCGGGGCGCTCGACGCCGAGAGCGTCCATGTCTTCAAAGAACGCCTGTTCGAACTTCGCAGAGTACTCCGCGATGGGCTTGCCTGCGGCGGTGGCGTTGCGGATGATCTTGTCGTCCACGTCGGTGACGTTCATGACGTGGCGCAACGTGAGTCCGCTCAGCCGCGCAACGCGGCGCAGCACGTCGACGTGGAGGAAGGTGCGGAAGTTGCCGATGTGGCCGTAGTCGTAGACGGTGGGTCCGCAGCAATAGAAGCGGAAGGTCTGACCGTCGGTGGCGAAGAGCGGCTCGATTTTGCCGGAGAGAGTATTAAAAAGTTGAACGGGCAAGGTCACAGATCTTTCGCTTGGACTTGGGGCGCGGCATACGCGCGGATCGTGTCTTATTCTAGCGGTTCGCGGCGTATCGACCTACCGCTGGCCGCCATATCGGGATTTTTGAATGCCTCTGCGGACGCCAAGTGTTTGCGGTGGTCGTCTGGTGACGGAACAAGGTACAAGCTCTACCCCAGCCGCAGTTGCGGTGTTGGTTCGAGCGTGTCGGGGGTGAACTGGGAGCAGAGGAGCTTGGGCCATGCGGCGGCGGCGATCATCGCGGCGTTGTCGGTGGAGAGGGCGATCTGTGGGAACGCGATAGGAAGCTTGCGCTTTGCGGCTTCTGCGGACATCTCGGCGCGCAGGGCGCTGTTGGCGGAGACGCCGCCGGAGACCACGATGGAGCGCGCGCCGAAGTGCTCGGCGGCTGAGAACGACTTGCGCAGCAGGTTCTTGACGACCGCGTGCTGGAAGCTGGCGATGAGGTTCAGCGTGGGCTGGTCGAACTCGGCACGGACGGCGGCGAACGCTTCGGGGTCGGAGGGTTTCTGCGTCAGCAGGCCGCGCTGGCGCAGGCTCTGTTCGCGTTCGGCGATGCGCGAGCCCA
Encoded proteins:
- the cysS gene encoding cysteine--tRNA ligase, encoding MPVQLFNTLSGKIEPLFATDGQTFRFYCCGPTVYDYGHIGNFRTFLHVDVLRRVARLSGLTLRHVMNVTDVDDKIIRNATAAGKPIAEYSAKFEQAFFEDMDALGVERPEAIARATEHIDDMVALIERLASEDIAYKGPDGSWYFRIAKFPEYGKLSKKDFEGIEDGARVDVDEYDKDAARDFALWKAAKPGETSWSTPLGDGRPGWHIECSAMAMKYLGDSFDLHAGGEDLMFPHHENEIAQSECASHQPFARHWFHVRFLLVEGKKMSKSEGNFYTLRDLLLKGHRASAIRFLLLSVPYRHQLNFTFDGLTESTNAIERLRNFYQRVLTGTWQDVPAADTAIADAIRKGEENYTAALNNDLNTAEARAAIFDVLRIVNAAADASKLTRADADATLALLAKFDAIFAVLEDHDAELTKAALAWAESEGRLEEASPEVLAQFGAGSFTDADIDALVAERTLAKRQRNFARADAIRNELLEKGIVLEDGKDGVRWKRK